In the genome of Chryseobacterium arthrosphaerae, one region contains:
- a CDS encoding sensor histidine kinase, with amino-acid sequence MKFYRLTLVASCLLTLVMLFLVVVFDSLKDIYYETPLFKTGLLICIVLIFIINCVVLELLFNYYGRKQVKGLSGILPQEIVHDHDENITIKELGERFSDLNQQKVTEIDMMKEMESYRKEYIGNVSHELKTPLFSIQGYVETLRDGGVDNLTIRDKYLERIDKSVERLIAIVTDLDMINRLEAGEINLTVSRFDVNLLIKEIFDLLDLEAEKRNTTLQIQTLHPQIFVEADKQKISQVFINLISNAIHYANRQEAKVIVKTSILKNKVLIEVIDNGMGIKSEILPRIFERFYRVETSRSRREGGSGLGLAIVKHILEAHNENITVESVYLEGTKFSFMLEKSK; translated from the coding sequence TTGAAATTTTACAGACTTACCCTCGTTGCCTCCTGTCTGCTGACACTGGTAATGCTTTTTCTGGTGGTCGTTTTCGATTCACTGAAAGATATCTATTACGAGACCCCTTTATTTAAAACGGGTCTTTTGATCTGTATTGTCCTGATCTTTATTATCAATTGTGTAGTCCTGGAACTTCTTTTCAACTATTACGGGAGAAAGCAGGTGAAAGGCCTTTCAGGTATCCTTCCACAGGAAATCGTACATGATCATGACGAAAATATTACCATCAAAGAACTTGGAGAAAGATTTTCCGACCTTAACCAGCAGAAAGTAACCGAAATCGATATGATGAAGGAAATGGAGAGCTATCGTAAAGAATACATCGGAAACGTTTCCCACGAGCTGAAGACGCCTTTGTTCTCTATTCAGGGGTATGTGGAAACACTGAGAGACGGCGGGGTGGATAACCTTACCATCCGTGATAAGTATCTGGAGAGAATCGACAAATCTGTTGAAAGGCTTATTGCTATTGTGACCGATCTTGATATGATCAACAGGCTTGAAGCCGGAGAGATCAATCTTACCGTTTCCAGATTCGATGTCAATCTCCTGATTAAAGAAATTTTTGATCTTCTTGACCTTGAAGCTGAGAAAAGGAATACAACCTTACAGATCCAGACCCTCCATCCGCAGATCTTTGTAGAAGCGGATAAACAGAAAATTTCACAGGTTTTCATCAATCTAATTTCAAATGCAATCCATTATGCCAACAGACAGGAAGCAAAAGTGATTGTAAAAACCAGTATCCTGAAAAATAAAGTACTGATTGAGGTCATAGATAACGGGATGGGGATCAAGTCTGAGATCCTGCCAAGGATTTTTGAAAGATTCTACAGGGTGGAAACCAGCAGAAGCAGAAGGGAAGGCGGTTCCGGATTAGGATTGGCTATTGTAAAACATATCCTTGAAGCTCACAACGAAAACATTACCGTAGAAAGCGTTTACCTTGAAGGGACGAAATTCAGTTTTATGCTCGAAAAAAGCAAATAA
- a CDS encoding response regulator: protein MSKKILLIDDELDILEILSYNLEKEGYDIYTATNGNEGIEKAKEIVPDLILLDVMMPEKDGIETCQELRKVKELQKTLIVFLSARSEEFSQLAGFQAGANDYIVKLIKPKILISKVNALLQLTSQVSDNAKLIEIGDLVIDKDNFRVSKSGQQFLLPKKEFDLLYLLASNTEKVFKREEILEKVWGNDVIVGERTIDVHIRRLREKLGINTIQTLKGIGYKLIV, encoded by the coding sequence ATGAGCAAAAAAATTCTTTTAATAGACGATGAACTGGACATTTTAGAGATTCTGTCTTACAATTTAGAAAAAGAAGGTTATGATATCTATACTGCTACCAATGGTAACGAAGGTATAGAAAAAGCAAAGGAAATTGTTCCGGACCTTATCCTACTAGATGTAATGATGCCGGAAAAAGATGGCATTGAAACCTGTCAGGAACTTCGTAAAGTGAAAGAACTTCAAAAGACCCTTATTGTTTTCCTTTCTGCAAGAAGCGAAGAATTTTCCCAGTTGGCAGGGTTCCAGGCCGGAGCCAATGATTATATCGTAAAACTGATCAAACCGAAAATCCTGATCTCCAAAGTAAATGCATTACTGCAATTGACCTCTCAGGTATCTGATAATGCTAAACTCATAGAAATAGGAGACCTTGTCATTGATAAAGATAACTTCAGAGTTTCCAAAAGCGGACAGCAGTTTCTGCTTCCCAAAAAAGAATTTGATCTGCTTTACCTTTTGGCTTCCAACACTGAAAAAGTTTTTAAAAGAGAAGAAATTCTTGAAAAAGTATGGGGTAATGATGTGATCGTAGGAGAAAGAACCATCGATGTTCACATCAGAAGATTAAGAGAAAAATTAGGAATCAATACCATTCAGACATTAAAAGGGATTGGTTATAAGCTGATCGTTTAA